The segment ATCTCGATCGCCCCGTCGAACTTCGCCACGCGGCTCTCGAATCCGGGGATGCGTTCGACCTTCGAGAGCTCCTCGACGGTCTTCCCCTCGGCCTTGCCTTTCTTCACGTAGTCGAGCAGGCCGCCGAGGTAGGTGACCATCGCCTTGAGCGGCTCCTGGTCGCCGACGACGTCGGCGTCGTCCGCCGCGTGGCCGAAGACGTACCGCGCGTCCTTCGGATAGTGCTCGAGGGCCTGTCCGAGGACGCGCATCCACCCCTGGATCGACGCGCCGCCCGGCCGGTCGATGAACGGCAGCATGCCGTTGAAGACGAGGTCGCCCATGTGGACGACGTTCGCCTGTTCGAACGCCCAGATCGCGTCCCCGCCCGTGTGGGCGGGACCGAAGTGCTTCGCCCGCACGACCTCCTTGCCGAGGTCGAGGGAATAGACCTTCTCGAACGTCGTGTCGGGGTAGCTCTGGTCCGCGACGTTGCCGCGCCTCTCCGCCGCGGCCTTCTGGAGTTCGGGCACGTTCTTCTGGGCGACGATCCTCGCGGCCTCGGGCTTGAACACCCCGACGCCTCCGGTGTGATCGCCGTGGTGGTGCGTCAGGAACACGGCGTCGAGCTTGCGGGCGCTCTTCGCGCGCAGCAGGCCCAGGCACGCCTTCGCCGGGTCGGGGAACTGGGTGTCGACCACCGCGGCCGCGTCCTTGGCGACGTACACGCCGATCGTGCCGCCCGTGCGAGCGGAGAAGAGGTGCATCCCGCCGCGAAGCGCACGGAGCGACTCCCCCTCGGCGAGCACGCGATCGAGCCACGACGGAGCGACGAACGCTCCGGCCGCGGCGAGGGAGGTGGTGGTCAGGAAGGTGCGACGGCGCATGGGGCCTCCTTTTCGGGACCGCGGGATTCTACTTCGGCCGTCCGCCGAGCCGTTCCGCGACGTAGACGGCGACGAAGCCGAGGAGGAGCGCGACGCCGACGAGGATCCCCGCTTCACGGGCGCGTCCGGCCTGCTGGGCCCCGTAGATGGCGGAAGCGAGGGTCTGCGTGCGGCCGGGGATGTTGCCGGCGACGATCACGGTGGCGCCGAACTCCCCCACGGCTCGGGTGAATCCCAGGATCAGCGCCGCGGTGAGCCCTCGGGCGGCGAGCGGGACCGTGAACCTCAGGAAGACCGCCCGGGGGGCGTGCCCGAGCGTGCGCGCCATCGCCTCGAGGCGCGGGTCCACCCCCTCGAAGGCGACGCGCGCGGTCCGCACGACCAGCGGCATCGCGAGGACCGATTGGGCGAGCACCGCACCCTTCCAGGTCAGCAACACGCCGGGATCGAACCCGAGGGTCGATCGTCCGAGAGGGCCGTCGTAGGCGAAGAGCGAAAGGAGCAGGAAGCCGATCGCCGTCGGCGGGAGCACGAGGGGGAGGGTCAGGAAGGTGGACAGCGCCGCCTTCCCGCGGAACTCCCGTCGCGCGAGGAGGTACGCCGCGGCGAACGCGGGCGCGGCGACGAGCGCCATCGACGTCGCGGCGACCTGCAGGGTCAGGAGGAGGGGCGCAAGCGCGGTCTCCACGCCGGCACTCTACCTCGGCAGGAAACCGTGCTTCTCGAAGATCGCCCGGCCTTCGGGGCTCGCCAGGAATCCGACGAAGCGCCGGCCGTGTCCCTCGCGAAGCGCGGCGGCGG is part of the Candidatus Polarisedimenticolaceae bacterium genome and harbors:
- a CDS encoding MBL fold metallo-hydrolase, with amino-acid sequence MRRRTFLTTTSLAAAGAFVAPSWLDRVLAEGESLRALRGGMHLFSARTGGTIGVYVAKDAAAVVDTQFPDPAKACLGLLRAKSARKLDAVFLTHHHGDHTGGVGVFKPEAARIVAQKNVPELQKAAAERRGNVADQSYPDTTFEKVYSLDLGKEVVRAKHFGPAHTGGDAIWAFEQANVVHMGDLVFNGMLPFIDRPGGASIQGWMRVLGQALEHYPKDARYVFGHAADDADVVGDQEPLKAMVTYLGGLLDYVKKGKAEGKTVEELSKVERIPGFESRVAKFDGAIEMNVRAAWEELGS
- the modB gene encoding molybdate ABC transporter permease subunit; the encoded protein is METALAPLLLTLQVAATSMALVAAPAFAAAYLLARREFRGKAALSTFLTLPLVLPPTAIGFLLLSLFAYDGPLGRSTLGFDPGVLLTWKGAVLAQSVLAMPLVVRTARVAFEGVDPRLEAMARTLGHAPRAVFLRFTVPLAARGLTAALILGFTRAVGEFGATVIVAGNIPGRTQTLASAIYGAQQAGRAREAGILVGVALLLGFVAVYVAERLGGRPK